The Numenius arquata chromosome 6, bNumArq3.hap1.1, whole genome shotgun sequence sequence TCTCATTCGGAAAAGTTAGATTCAGTTTCAACTTAAGCTGATCAAGGAAATGCTTGAACTTGCTCGAGCCTGAGCTGCCTCATGAGGTCTCTAAAATCCGGTCATCCTGGTCGGAAGCAGTTGTGCAGCTCTGGTCGTGATACAGTCCCGTTCTAGACCAccctttttcccatttcttccttcCCGAGTTTACACCCCAAACCCCTCGCTCTGGGCATTTCTGCTCCGGAGCACGGCCggtggggaggggagcgggaccGCGGCTCCGCGGAGCTGCCCGAGCCGGCGGGCGGAAGGGACGAGGGAGAGAGCGCGGGGCTGGCTGGCTTCTACGGCTCTTCCCGCCCGGGACAGCCGCCGCGCTGCCCCCGTGGCTCTCGGCGCcccccgagccgccgccgcctcccgccccgcgctCCGGCCGGGCAGGTGCGGCGGAGGAGCGGATCTGGGCTCGCTCCGGCGGCGAGCTCACGGCCGGGAAAACTGCCTCGCCCCGCGGGAGCCGAGCCGGGAGCTCGGGGTGAAAGGTTTCCCCGAGGACGCGAAGGGGAGCAGCTAGAGTGAGTGTTGACCCTCCCCGCCGGCGGGTGCCGGCGGAGAGCCTGTGAGGGATGGTGGGGCGGCAGACCTACGGGGTGGCGGCTGCAGGGCCAGCCTGCCCCCGTACAGGTAGGTGCCGGAGACAGAAGCCTCCAGATGCCGGGACGCTGCtggcgagggagggagggagcacctTAGACAGTCAGCCGTGCACAGGAAAGTTTCCGTCATCCCCTCGCACATACCTCTCCGGGGTGTTGTTATATACCGCGGTTATCTCGAAACGCAGAGTCACGAGTACATACTCACCTGATTTCTGAAACACTTTGCTTAGGGCAAAGATGTGAGAGAAACATCTCGCATACACTGGTctattccttcctccctccagagCATCTCTCTCTGGGAAGGGGACCCTAACGCGCGGGTCTCCTGCGGCATTTCCCTCGGTTCAGCTGAATTGACATTGCGACAGGCAGGTAAAGAAAAAGTCCATCTGGTGCTGGCTGCCAGCACCGCCTGCGAAGCCGGACTTCTGCAGTTCTGAAGCTTCACGGAGCAAAGATGTTAAAGactgtaaaaaaacccccaaaaggtGGGCAGAGGTTTTGCTGCTCGTCAGCCGGGAGAATGCTGTTATAGACACCTTGATCCTGCAGTGGTTTACCTTTGTAACCAGGGAAGTAAGCGCACCCACGTATATCAAGGTTTGTGGACTGGGGATAAAACAACAAGACACAGAAGTCTTCCCTGGCGTCCCTAACCCCAAGCGTTTCAGTGACCCTGTGTTTGCCCCAAAGCAACACCGCTTCCTTTCTTCAGACGTGCAGAAGTACGCTCTAACCTCCATCTTCCAAAACTATTTAAATTGTCGTTTATTTGAATCGATCAActaaatcaaatacattttattagatAAAAAATGCACCCAAGTTGagtaataaatattattatattaatgaTGTCTGATTTGTCACCTCCTTACTTATGTCAAGAAGGGTGGCATTCATTACAATTAGTCATTATAATTTGCATTGTCCAAATATGGGTTTATTTTTGGAACTTCGGTATTCGATGGATTTGCACAGATTTTGAAATTGCTCGAGTCTAGTTCCTACTCCCCCGCTTCCACCCACCTGAAGTTAATATCCTTAGAATGAGAAATTCTGCTACATACCGTGTAAATGTAATTATATATTGGCAGTTAAAAAGTCTATCCCCAGTAAAACAGACTGAGGGGCTTATCAGATTTTGCAAATTATGCCATGACTCGGAATCCACACCTAAAAGCTGTCGTTATAACTATCAAAATACCAAGGGTGTTGTTTAAGATAATTTTCAATAATCCCCTTATTTTTACCCTAGTATGGGTAAAATCCACGCTAGAATGATTAAGAAGTGCTTGGGATGTGGGGGTGGGGGTAAGTGTCAAAGAAAAATCGCCCAGCCACGCCAAGGTCCACCCACTTCCCCCGCGCTGCTCTATAAAAGGGAGCGGTGGAGCGCCGCTCGGCAGTGGTTACTTCAGACACACAAAGAAGGAGTTCTCGCTCCTCAGGAAACCCTGCAAGTTCGGGTCGCTACTACAAGAACATTTCTCTCAGTGGATTATCCTCACTGTCAGgtaagaactattttttttccttcaacaacaacaacaacaagagaTGCAGGGGAGGTGGAGAGGAAGTAAAAATCTACTAAATCTGGACTGTTTTGAAGAGCTTGGCGTTATGCTGCAGAGGCTTGCACTGGCTCTTGGCATCAGCTTCAGTTTACAACATAGGATCCAGAACTAGCTGGTTCTGCGTGTGAAGTGGGAAGATGAGCTAGCAGGGGATAAACTTCCAGGCAGCAAAACACTTGCTGGAGTTTGGAAACGATGCGTCTGATAGCCTGCTCTCTCTGATCTCATGGGTTTGCTAAATCCTAGTGCAAGCCGCTGGGGGTATTCTGGAAATCCTGCTGTTTTTCAGCCGCCTCTGCAAAGTAAAACTCTCGACAAACGTAAACTTTGGGGGCTCTGTTATTTACTCTGTGATAAGTTGTTAAGCAAATATTAGCTTCTGGTTCATATCGCACACAAAGTCCCCGGTGGCCTGGGGGCTCTCCGAGGGCAGGAGCTCTCTAAAATCACCAGAAATAAAGGACAGACCTTACTTGACTTTTATTAACAATCGTGCTTacaattcttctcttttccctccacCAGGAGCCCAGCCAGAATGAAACTAGTTCACGTAGCCCTGCTCTATCTCGGCTCTGTGACCTTCTTCGGGGTGGATGCTGCAAGGGTGGACGTAGCGACAGAGTTCAAAAGAAAGTGAGTATCGTACCGCGTCCTCCTGCCAGCGCCCAGCCCCGCTCGTGGAGCTGCGGAGCCTCCGCGCCCCCGCGCAGGGCTCCGGCCGTGATCAGAGGAACTGGATTCCCCGCGGGAATTGCACCGCTCCTTAAAGGCCTCGTGCCCTTTCAGGaaacaccccctcccaccccccccccccccaaaaaaaaaaataaaaaatctcggCGCTGGCAAAGATTATCGCCCCTCGAATCTATTTGGTTTGGCTCCCGCCCTGCAGGCTTGCTCTAACAGGCTGTCCTCTTCCCTTGCGCTCCTTTCAGATGGACGAAATGGGCACTGAGCCGAGCCAAGCGGGACGTGAAGCTTTCGGGCGTGCTccgagggctgggggcagccgcCGACGTGCAGCCGCTCATACGGACCCAGGACGTGAAGGAGGATCCCCGAGTCTCGCATCCCAGGTAAATTCCAGCCCTTTCTGGGCTCGTGCACTTGCTCGAGGCAGTGGAAAGTTTCAGGGTCCCCTCGTTTCTGGGTGTCTAGACTTATTCTCGCAATAGACCCCCCGAGCTCCGGAGACAGGTCCTGCCCAGGCTGCACATCGCGCTGAAAGCAGCCTCCCGCCTCCCTTTCCCCGCGCTCTTCAGCTGGCGGGAGATAGCAGCGCCTTTACTGTGAAAGTCAAATATAAATAGTAACTTGAGCTCTGGATCTATAGATAAAGTAACAGCCATAAAACGGCGGGGCCTCTCCTGCCATCGGCAGCAAGCTCTGCTTGGCGACCAGATCGTccctctcccgccgccccgcggACGGCAGagccggggggtggtggtggggagctcTGCACCGCCGCGACAGGCCCGCCTCCAGCCTGgggggctccctgccctccccgccccagGCCCACAGGgttccctcctctggacccccaCTGCGCTTTTCTCATGCCCgctctctctcttcctgcctcGCAGCAGCTGGGAGGATGCTCACATCCGCGTCAAACGCTACCGCCAGAGCATTAACAGCTTCCCACACTTCCAAGCCATCCGTACGGGGTGTCGGTTCGGGACTTGCACGGTGCAGACGCTGGCCCACCAGATCTACCAGCTGACCGACAAGGATAAGGACGACGCCGCTCCCGCCAGCAAGATCAGCCCCCAGGGCTACGGCCGTAGGCGGCGCTCCCTGCCCGAGAGCCGCAGCCCACCACGCTCTCCCCGTCCCGGGCGGCGCCTCCGGACGCGGCGGGCGCAGCCCCTCGCCCCCGTCCTTGGGATCTGAGCGCCGCGCTGCCCGGCCGAGGCCTCTCGGATGGATGGACTGAGGCACGGACGCTCCGGAGGTCCGCCGCCGCTCGGGATCCGCTGCCAGGATTTGTGGAGAAGTGCCTGCCCGGGCGGGATCCCGGCGCGCCCTCCctgggccgggggcggcggagcggcgggccGCGCCGACGGGGCCCGGCAGGGGCCAGGGGCGGCCGGTCCCGCGGCCCCCGCCCGACACGGGGAAGCTGTGAAGGCCGCGTCCCGCTGGGACTGCTCCCCCCGTCCGGCGCAGAGGCGGGGCGGCCACTGACTCTTTACCCTCCCCGGGCGAAGCACGGCCGGCTCCCGCGCCCACCACCGCCTGGGACTGGAAGACGCCCGTCCCGCGGCTGCCCGAAGCGCCGCTGCCCCGCCGGACGCCAtgtcgcccccggccccgccgcggcacccggaggggggggcgggggggcgggcctTCCTTGCCGGCGGGCTGCGCTCGGAGCTGTCCCGGCCCCCTCTGCCCCGAGGAGGGGCTGCTCAGGGGAGCCCCGCGGCCGGGGGGACCCGCCGGCGGGTGCCGGCCGCTGCGCAGCACCCCCGGGCCCGGAGTCCGCGGCCCCGGCCTCGGCTTCTGCCCCAAGTGTTTGGGGGTGCGCGTTCAGCCCTCGGCAAGGACAGGTCGCTCACATCTGCTTTACCCTCTGCGTTATCTGCACCCGGCAGGGAATCGGACACTCACTAGTCCCTGCGGGGACTGCGATATACTTGAACGTCACAGAGAGGAAAAGTGCAATTGTACGtggtttttgttaattttaagtGCGGTGTGTGTGGATCATGAGATACGTATCGATATTTAAGATTGTCCTGTGTCATGTCctgtttgtatcttttttttttttttggaaaatatattttatttttatacgttttatatatatatattgcataagggcattttaaaacattGTATCCCCTCTATTTTTCATATCGTGAATGTCAAACGTTAAACTCTTTTTCCATACCTTTTTTAATCTTGCATTCCAGACCGGTGAAAGATGTAGAGAATGTATCAGCTGTTCTCCATGGGtaatatgtgaaataaaataaacactctTATATAAACCAGTTCTGTTACGTTGTCTTTAGTGGGGGCAGGTGGTCAAGATGAATGATTTCTTACTTTGTTGAGTCCTACCCTTACTAACCTAGCATGGCAGTTCTGTGACAGACTAAAATGCTTCAGCTAGACTTTGTTAGTAGCCACCTCATCACATTAAATCAATTAAACTCAGGAGCAAGCATGCATCTTAGAATCCCAGGGCAGATCTGTTGGGAAGGCTCTAAGGCCTTTTCTACCTACATGTTCCAGCCAGGGCTGAATCGTGTCACAGCTTGGATTGATCATGCAAGTTTATTTTTTGCCCTAATTAATCAGAGAAACAACTGCACACTTCAACATTGCACAACAAAGTAACAGATTTATTGAGGGAGCACGTTCCAAAAATGGTCATGGCAGCTTCCAAGGTTATTTATGTTGAAGGATTTCCTGGGCCACAGTTCAGGTTAAAGTTAAACGGTGACCGGTTCAGTGCGGGCAGAACATCTTGGATAAAAGCTTAGCATTagggattttgttgttttgttctttttttttcttcttttctttttttttttttgttcaaaaaaaccccaacaaattccAACTGAAGACCAGAAAACAAATGTGAAGCTGAACCTTATTAATGCACCAACAGCACCATCTATTGGTGTCTACTCTTTGCAAGCcaagaaaacaaacctgaaataTAAACAAGTGTATTTGAATAACATCTCagataaaacatacatttttccCTATTTTACAGTATCTCTGAACATAGTTAACATATGCAGGAGAGGACGGGGGAACAGCAACACCGAGTGCCGCTAGAATAAGTGAAATGGGcatattttttttacctcataACAAATGCCTAAGGAACATACATTTAcaagaaaaattcaaaagaacTGGCAATGGTGCCTTTCCAGGAATACCGCTGCAAAAAAGCTTGGGTGGGAATCCAGCTGACTAGATACCTGGCATATATTCAGAatgatttttctccccaaagtttTGAAGTTCTGCTCAGAATTGCTTATTTTTAGTTACTTTCCTAAACATTTTCAACTAAGAATTTTGGAATCTTGAGACGTGGGTTTTCCACTTgaaatgtgttgtgttttttttctaaaaaaaagtgCATATATAGTGACATTTGCCAGTTTCAATTACCATCTGTTTGTTAGCAGCTGGAAGAGAATTTACCTCTCTACTGCTGATGGCCTTTCTGATCCAGATTTTGTGAGATGTAAGGGGTGACAGCAAATGCATGATCTTCAGCACAGATTATAGCTGCCAGCTGAGAAACAAGCAGGTGGCTACTCTCAAATTGGGAAAGCTCTTGAAATTAGAATAGTTGCTGCTTATAAGTTTTGGGGTGCTTGTGTTGGGAAATTACAACGTGTAGGTGAAAGCGTGATCCTACTTAAAGTACATAGCACATCCAAAATGACTTCAACAGAACCATACAATTTAATAACTACAATATTTTACTTATGGGTTACACAGCTGGCATCTTTATCATCTAAACTTGTGGCATAAGGCTGGATTGGGCTACAAGCATGGTTAAGCATGTACCTGCCAACTagttatttctgtttgtattgatctttttttcatttactgaCAAAACCCAGTCCCCacttaaaataccttttcttccttcctttccctttcattaTCAGAAAACACTCAAAGCTGAAAGATCCTTGGACTAACCCAACAAGGCTAAAACCAGCAAACTGGTGTTGGACGGCATAATGCCGACATTACTGGAGATCGGTAAATGCAATTTCCCTTTGGAAGGATCAAGAGCACCACCTGCCGCACTTGTAGGGAGAAGCAAAACTCCAGAGTTGCAAAAAACAGCaactaaagaaaagaatttttttttttttaattcccttcaccccccaaaaaaaatctttgaaaccATGTCTTTTAAAGATTAAAGACCAAGCTCTTCCTCTTGCCCATGCAGGAGACATTACTGAGGAACTTTGGCTAAGCATCTTTTCACTATGAACATCACTCAAAGCAGAATGTTTGACACTAACCTTTAAACAGTAATTGAAATCCATACATGAACTAGATTAAAATCTCTGAGGAGTGCAGGGATTTTGAGATCCCTGAGGTTTCAGGGTGAACAAGACTGTGAAACAATATCAGCCCATGAAAACAAGCTTCCTCTTGAAGGTCAAGAAGAGCTGTGTGCTTAGGTCAAGGCCAGCTTATGCTCTAATTTGACAGACAAGAAATGGAAGACGTCACCAAATGCCTCCAAAATCAGGAGCATCTATTTACCCAGCACCTTTCTTCAACTATTTGTTTCTAAGAACAATCTGGTGCCCCACAGGCCAGCATTTCAAAGGCTGCTTAAAACATGACTATAAGTTCAGTTCAAACAAGGTTCTACATGAAAATTAAGTTTTGCAAAGGTAAAAATGTATCGGAGCAGGAATTCATCCTTGTCCACCAGTCTGTTCAGAAGCGGATGCCAAAGGAGTGTTCATCATTCTCAGCAGAGGCTCCACAATGAAGTGTCAGGAGAGTTCATGGAATATTCTTTATgagttattattttgttttgtaccTACCCTAGAGACTCCCTATGGCAAAGAAAAACTATTTCACTATAGACAATTTTTTATTACCCAAAATAGATTCCAAAGGTTATTTTTAatctcagaaatgtttttgtgGCTCCATTATTAGTGCTATATGGAATGGTGGCAAGGGGCCTAAAATGCTGATATACAAGCGCTTTCCCATAAGGTCCTAGTGCAGGTCCCCTAACCTTGAAGAGAGAAactagtaattatttttctttctccaactGATACCACAAAGCTTACTTTTAAGCAGCCATGTCACATGGAAGACTGCAAAAAATGCTTGTTCTCCAGTTACATCAGAAAGTGGTAAAATTGTTCTGCCACTGTTACCTAGGAACAACTTTTACTGTATCCAAAAAGTAGAGACACTGGTGTACTCTCAGACGATTATCAAAATCTGCAAAGCATCTTGGTCCGTGCTAATAAGAACTGCAGTCAGGTGCCAGATATAAACTTTTACTGCAAGTACAATGACAGAAAGGGGAATACTAATGAATACTTTGGCACATATGAAGCCTTTTCTGGCTCATTTAGTACCCAAAGGACAGCAAGTCATAATTAAAGCCAATAATGGCAACTCCAGACAGCCatccaaatattttccttgtgcCGTCAATACACCGTTTTATATTATCTCACATCATTCTTAAGTAGCGTAGTGCACACAGGCATCAGGAGAAAAAATTCCAGCATGAGTTAGTACAACCAATAACTGAATCCAATTATGCCTAACTAACATTTGTTTATTGTGTTCACAATAGTTTGCTTTTATTGTTcttataattattatatatttcttAAAGAACATTCACCAAATAAGTTGTGTCAGCtttgaaatagttttaatttttaaatacttaattctTTGGAGGAGGGCCATATAGGAGAAGGACCATAATATGTTCATGTTCCTTGTAAAGAACTTTGCTTTTCACTACATGCTATATACACTAGTCAAAATGCTTGATAACTATAGtctccaaatgaaaaataaatggtttcATTAAGACTAGAATCAACGCTAATGATTTGATAAGACTGGAGTGTTTTGCTTGCAAAATTCCTAGCAACTTCAACAGCAATGAGAAAGTCAAATGaaatctttttactttttttgattctgtgataacttttCCCAAAAGTTTAACTAGACCTCCTTGAGTATCCCATCCACTTACAAAAGCCTGGGTTTTTCCAAAGTCAGGAAAGATCCGTCCAACCCAGCtgaagggaaatattttgcaataaattCTGACTCTCAGAATAggtttgcaaaataaatattcctCCAATACTTTCAGTCAACTATCACTTCCCAGATCTGTCAGTTTGCAAATTACATGTAACTTTTCCAGCAATTATAAAATGGTTTATATTTTCTTCATACTTTGCTAACATggtgtaaaaataaacaaacaaatgtcTGGGTCTTAATCTCTGGTGTGCAGTAGTATTGGCAGAAACTGAAGAACAAACATAACGGATCTTATCTGTTAGTTCAGGAGCAAACTAAGCAGTTCATCAAACAAACACGATTATTGTCCTTTTAATAGGTGGTAACTGTCACAGGAGTTACCATGAAAATGAAACACTCTAAAAGGCCACCATGTATTTCATCCTACTGCTGTTACAGAAGAGGACAAAAGGGTGTGTGGGTTCCTCATTTCCCCTTACATGACCTGACTCTATTGTGGCTCTCTGCTAGAAAGCAGTAAACACTGAGAGGCCACTACACTTCCCTGCCTGTATATAAAGACTTGGGAGCAGATCTGAGTCTGCACACTGGAAGAAGACAGCTGCACCTTGTAAAGTAAATTTGTTCTCTTTAGAGACAAGGAAAAAGTGATGGATTTCTAAGTCACTTTTtctaagacatttttttcctggggctgtgcagctctgcatcTCATTCTACATAAGGAACAAATTCATAGTCTGGCCCTTTATTGataaacaacatgaaaaatatgCAACTGGCATATATCGTTAGTCTCCTTACTGCCTACAGACATCAGACATTCTGGTGGTGATGAACTGGTGAGCCAGATAGGAATCTCAACACCAAATCCCAGGCCTGAGACTGATCTCATCTAATTGAAACAAAActtctactgacttcagtgggaaaaaaaatataagccCCAGCTTGCTTTCAAAAACACAtctatttttatactgaaagattGTATTGTAAGTTTTGCTTTATACTTCATTTGTTCACAAGTTCTGAAGACTGAAAGAAACTACTAAAAGGTAGAAGTAAGGGACCGGAACTCAAAAAGAGGTAACTCAAATCCAGACTCTTGGTTCAATCTGAAATGAGTCCAGCAATGTATGATGATTGCTGCTTCTCTTAAGTGGATGTGGTGCTGCTGTCAATGACAGCTTCAACAAACATACATGTGTCAAGTGCGATGCTAAATGTGTTCATGAGTAGGGACTGAATCCCAGATTCTTCCAGTGTTCTCATCCAAAACCcagacttcattttttatttaatacgGTAGGATTTTGTCATGTTTTAAACACTATGACTTTATATAGTagcatttccttcctcctctctctcttttctcttctttacaaaaaaataaataatcttatcACCTATTTAGAAGACTCGGAAAAGGTTGTATCCACACAACTAACTCAAATGAGAGAGTGAGCAGTGTACACAGCTCACAGCAGAAATTGGCAGTCAAAGTTCCTCTTTCAGTCATGGTGCACACACAGACAGCCTAGCACTTTGTGATAATATTTGCACAAGGCAATCAGTATCTGTTTAATGAAGGATATAAAAAGATTTGCACAAAGAAGTGACTCCTGTAGAGACAAAGATGATTTACTGAGTGATAATTCACATAATCTCATCCCAATCTCATTTCATTAACTCCTggtaatgggggaaaaaaacccctcacgtTACAAGTGCATGAGGGCTATTAAACCTGATTCATTGTCTTAACCACACTGCAAGACAGACAGAAACAAATGATACGTTTTTTTCCATGGAATGTTGTTAGAGTATGTGTActaagatatttttcttcttctactaGTCTGGCGCATCTGTACAACTTTGCTGCCATCTGCTGccttctaaagaaaaataaatcactctCATTTAAAATTATTGCTGGATGTCAAAGTGGCAGAGTGCTGCTGCCCGCAGGGAGGCCTGCATTTAGAAGAATTTTATATTTGGCCTGGGCTCAACATGCTGAGTAAGGCAGAGACTCAAATTTTTCATTCCTCCTGGGCTACACTCAGAAAAAGCATGAACAGCACAATACCTTTACATATTCTGAGGAGACGGAGAAAGGAAActattctgttctttcttttgttctgagCAAGCTCAGGGGTTACACTTTGCCAAATGGATGCTCAGGTACTTCTATTCCAATACCATTTTTGCCTACCAAGAGTGAACATAGCAttcttttagaaaataatgttttcaaggTTTGACATGAAGGGATCAAAGGAGAACACTGGCTCATGTGTGTTACAGGAATTCCCTATTTACTGATGAGTAAAGAAGGCTGAAATTAGAAATACCAGTACAGCCTTTTCAGGACAACTCATAATTGGAGAGATGTACATATGCTCTTCATTTCTAGACAGAGAGCTTTTTAAATGGCAGGAATCAGAACAGTGTGTTGAATCAGACTGACCTGTTTCTCCCATCTATCTAAACAAGGCATAAACAATGTACCACCTCAGTAGTCATTAGGTGTGAGCTGTCAGCTTCTATGATCAGAGAACTGATGTTGTTCCTCTAACTGTTAAAAACAGAGGGAATACTTT is a genomic window containing:
- the ADM gene encoding pro-adrenomedullin; translation: MKLVHVALLYLGSVTFFGVDAARVDVATEFKRKWTKWALSRAKRDVKLSGVLRGLGAAADVQPLIRTQDVKEDPRVSHPSSWEDAHIRVKRYRQSINSFPHFQAIRTGCRFGTCTVQTLAHQIYQLTDKDKDDAAPASKISPQGYGRRRRSLPESRSPPRSPRPGRRLRTRRAQPLAPVLGI